The following proteins come from a genomic window of Bacteroidia bacterium:
- a CDS encoding Hsp20/alpha crystallin family protein, with translation MKNYSFQQINEKFNKFFNEIQKEFYFEKTIDINANIVSLPDSYVIEVELPGVRKEDIKLTLEDGQIVIQGKKQRKSYEHEKLIQVERQQGDFKRTFKIGENINPQNIKAKFEEGVLYITLQKLEIEKDKETTIVIE, from the coding sequence ATGAAAAATTATTCTTTTCAGCAAATTAACGAAAAATTCAACAAGTTTTTTAATGAAATTCAAAAAGAATTTTATTTTGAGAAAACAATAGATATAAACGCAAATATTGTATCGCTTCCTGACAGTTATGTCATTGAAGTAGAACTCCCTGGTGTAAGAAAAGAAGACATAAAACTTACACTAGAGGATGGACAGATTGTCATACAAGGTAAAAAGCAAAGAAAATCATACGAGCATGAAAAACTAATTCAAGTAGAACGCCAGCAAGGTGATTTCAAACGCACTTTCAAAATAGGCGAAAATATAAACCCCCAAAATATAAAAGCCAAATTTGAAGAAGGAGTACTGTATATTACCTTACAAAAATTAGAAATAGAAAAAGATAAAGAAACAACTATTGTGATTGAGTAG
- a CDS encoding four helix bundle protein: protein MKTRIEHYKDLEVWQRAFRLATQVANKYENTELAQRSHIIKNLIEKSLQIPALISEGFLRGVLPEYVACLKTARHIVSEIDMTLQILPALNMATEAELQELVSEYEIVARQISTLTSILSKKMQSNNRPTYPRRHRSQHTHGNHSQQHHQSTAGENKQKSDYEI from the coding sequence ATGAAAACAAGAATAGAACACTACAAAGATTTAGAGGTTTGGCAAAGAGCATTTCGCTTAGCTACCCAAGTGGCAAATAAGTACGAAAATACAGAGCTAGCTCAAAGAAGCCACATTATCAAAAACCTTATCGAAAAGTCGCTGCAAATTCCTGCACTTATTAGTGAGGGGTTTCTCAGAGGCGTACTACCAGAGTACGTAGCTTGCTTAAAGACAGCAAGACACATTGTATCTGAAATAGATATGACCTTGCAAATTCTACCTGCATTAAACATGGCTACAGAAGCTGAATTACAGGAACTCGTATCAGAATACGAAATTGTAGCCCGACAAATCTCTACCCTCACTAGTATCCTAAGTAAAAAGATGCAATCAAATAACAGACCTACTTACCCTCGCAGACACAGAAGCCAACATACTCACGGCAACCACTCCCAACAGCATCATCAAAGCACAGCTGGGGAAAATAAGCAAAAATCTGATTACGAAATATAA
- a CDS encoding protein-L-isoaspartate(D-aspartate) O-methyltransferase: MPREDTYKLKGLRRQLVEELRRKGIQDERVLQAIENVPRHYFVTPGLEELCYQDQALPTLARQTISQPYTVAYQTQYLKVQKGDKVLEIGTGSGYQSVILAALGAKVYTIERIPILYEQAAALLSTFGMDIYCKLGDGTLGWAEHAPFDKIIVTAGSPDIPQNLVDQLKVDGLMIIPVGSKEVQVMTLVRKVSDKKIEVTHLDTFRFVPLLGEQGWTD; this comes from the coding sequence ATGCCACGCGAAGATACCTATAAACTGAAAGGTCTAAGAAGACAATTAGTTGAAGAGTTGAGAAGAAAAGGTATCCAAGACGAAAGAGTTTTACAAGCTATAGAAAATGTGCCTCGGCACTATTTTGTTACACCGGGATTGGAGGAACTCTGCTACCAAGATCAAGCTTTGCCTACTTTGGCACGACAAACTATTTCGCAACCTTATACTGTAGCTTATCAAACACAGTACTTGAAGGTTCAAAAAGGAGATAAAGTACTAGAAATAGGCACAGGTTCGGGATATCAATCAGTAATCTTGGCTGCACTGGGGGCTAAAGTTTATACTATTGAACGTATTCCAATACTGTATGAACAAGCTGCTGCACTGCTGAGTACATTTGGTATGGATATCTACTGCAAACTTGGAGATGGTACATTGGGATGGGCGGAACATGCTCCTTTTGATAAAATTATTGTAACCGCAGGTTCACCTGATATTCCCCAAAATTTAGTAGACCAGCTCAAAGTTGATGGATTGATGATTATTCCTGTAGGAAGTAAAGAAGTTCAAGTAATGACTTTGGTAAGAAAAGTTTCTGATAAAAAGATTGAAGTAACCCATTTAGATACTTTTAGATTCGTGCCTCTCCTAGGCGAACAAGGTTGGACAGATTAG
- a CDS encoding redoxin domain-containing protein → MNLYKTSFFLCIFIIGHFLWVFGQNSNSEVRKIGILKGELAPNIIALDNHGDPFLLSSKLKTAPAVVVFYSGQWCKPCTDELKQIQKELYPKLKEKGVHLIGITSELPETIDQIAKNLGIEFPMIHDRSHLIMDAYKTSISYNTADGTIPVEDSNMLHRYAGEKDYTITFTAVYVIGRGGKEGKERHVYYADVNPDFKPNPKIDEITAAVEEALQFHLKHPIKREENK, encoded by the coding sequence ATGAATCTGTATAAAACAAGTTTCTTTTTGTGCATATTTATTATAGGACATTTTCTTTGGGTTTTTGGGCAAAACTCAAACTCTGAAGTGCGAAAAATAGGAATTCTAAAAGGTGAGCTTGCACCTAACATTATTGCATTAGATAATCATGGGGATCCCTTTTTACTATCTTCAAAACTAAAAACTGCCCCTGCTGTAGTTGTGTTTTACAGTGGTCAGTGGTGCAAACCATGTACAGACGAGTTAAAACAGATTCAAAAAGAACTATATCCCAAACTTAAAGAAAAAGGGGTGCATCTTATTGGAATTACTTCCGAACTACCTGAAACAATTGACCAAATAGCTAAGAATCTAGGTATAGAATTTCCAATGATTCACGATAGAAGCCATCTAATTATGGATGCCTATAAAACTTCTATCAGTTATAATACAGCTGACGGAACTATTCCTGTGGAAGACTCTAATATGTTACACAGATACGCAGGTGAAAAGGATTACACAATTACCTTTACGGCTGTTTATGTGATTGGTAGAGGGGGTAAAGAAGGTAAGGAAAGGCATGTGTATTACGCAGATGTTAATCCTGACTTTAAGCCTAACCCAAAAATTGATGAAATTACCGCAGCAGTAGAGGAGGCTTTGCAATTTCATCTCAAACATCCTATAAAAAGAGAAGAAAACAAGTAA
- a CDS encoding chorismate mutase — protein sequence MSISDLDMLREKVLELDKKMMELLSRRLEYAEKIGEVKRRACMPYQDPEYFNFSLKQKQEYGQKIGLDAAEIQVFFELLQDLSINRMKKNVPL from the coding sequence ATGAGTATAAGCGATTTGGATATGCTAAGAGAAAAAGTACTAGAATTAGATAAAAAAATGATGGAACTACTATCTCGACGTTTAGAATATGCTGAAAAAATAGGAGAAGTAAAAAGAAGGGCTTGTATGCCCTACCAAGATCCTGAATATTTTAACTTTTCGCTCAAACAAAAGCAAGAGTATGGTCAAAAAATTGGCTTGGATGCTGCGGAAATTCAAGTTTTTTTTGAACTCTTACAAGATCTATCTATCAATAGAATGAAAAAAAATGTACCTTTGTAG
- a CDS encoding response regulator — protein sequence MKHIQVLIVEDEPAMAFVLNRQVERSGFSVCGIVSSSEDALRCFHTHQPHVILMDFHILGMMNGIETAQEIHKHKPIPIIMMSATLNDEIEKIIKNTPNLYFLPKPAETANLVQMIKQCLSLC from the coding sequence ATGAAACATATTCAAGTACTTATTGTAGAAGATGAACCTGCTATGGCTTTTGTTCTCAATCGCCAAGTAGAGCGTTCAGGCTTTTCAGTCTGTGGAATTGTAAGCTCTTCCGAGGACGCTTTGCGATGTTTTCATACTCACCAACCCCATGTAATACTAATGGACTTCCATATTTTGGGCATGATGAACGGAATTGAAACCGCCCAAGAAATACATAAACATAAACCTATTCCCATTATTATGATGAGCGCTACGCTTAATGACGAAATAGAAAAGATAATAAAGAATACCCCGAATCTTTATTTTTTACCCAAGCCTGCGGAAACTGCTAACCTAGTCCAAATGATAAAGCAATGTTTGTCTCTTTGCTGA
- a CDS encoding DUF4290 domain-containing protein: protein MIDEYLNEKPLLFKEYGRNVQKMVDAAIHLPTKEERNLAAKEIIRIMMNITLSSGNGGISKDDLLPKLWLHLMQMSDYKLDVDVPYPLPEHKQPCYVKCYQPLPYPNQNAAMFKQYGSIVQEMIQKAIETEDEELKAAQIMVIANVMKLNHKQWSKDHTLSDSVIAQHIYEISKGKIDIREQELDMNRFIKARENERNRKKKKKKKFKNNFNNKGKNKFKNW, encoded by the coding sequence ATGATAGATGAGTATTTAAATGAAAAGCCCTTGCTATTCAAGGAATATGGCAGAAATGTTCAAAAAATGGTAGATGCAGCTATTCACTTACCTACCAAAGAGGAGCGTAACCTTGCAGCAAAAGAGATTATTCGTATTATGATGAACATCACTTTGAGTAGTGGTAATGGCGGAATCAGTAAAGATGACCTATTACCTAAGTTATGGCTGCATCTGATGCAAATGAGCGATTACAAGTTAGATGTGGATGTCCCCTATCCGTTACCTGAACACAAGCAGCCTTGTTATGTTAAATGCTACCAACCTTTACCTTATCCTAACCAGAACGCTGCTATGTTTAAGCAGTACGGAAGTATTGTACAAGAAATGATACAGAAAGCTATTGAAACCGAAGATGAAGAACTCAAAGCGGCACAGATCATGGTTATTGCTAATGTAATGAAACTTAATCATAAGCAATGGAGCAAAGACCACACTTTGAGTGATAGCGTTATTGCCCAACACATTTACGAAATATCCAAGGGAAAAATTGATATACGTGAGCAAGAGTTAGACATGAATCGATTTATCAAAGCCCGCGAAAATGAAAGAAATAGAAAGAAAAAGAAGAAGAAAAAATTCAAAAACAACTTTAATAATAAGGGGAAGAATAAATTCAAGAATTGGTGA
- a CDS encoding OmpH family outer membrane protein has protein sequence MFKHLVISTLLFCFCTVYAQFKPLKIGYTNVEYLIQLMPELKIVEKDYATYRLQLENKLKEQLAAYENKVKEYQAKMSTMNEAAKKQKEEELLKEQQELLKAESQMEEELIKKNQELMQPLYEKLDKVIKEVAVENDYTYIFNTDAGSGTSPILLYGPEEFNITELVKKKLGITR, from the coding sequence ATGTTCAAACATTTGGTTATTAGTACTTTATTATTTTGTTTTTGTACTGTTTATGCACAGTTTAAGCCTCTTAAAATAGGCTATACTAACGTAGAGTACCTTATTCAGCTCATGCCTGAACTAAAAATAGTAGAAAAAGATTATGCTACATATCGTTTACAGTTAGAAAATAAGCTCAAAGAACAATTAGCTGCGTATGAGAACAAGGTAAAAGAATATCAAGCTAAGATGTCCACAATGAACGAAGCTGCTAAAAAACAAAAAGAAGAAGAGCTGCTCAAAGAGCAGCAAGAATTGCTCAAGGCAGAAAGTCAAATGGAAGAAGAGCTTATTAAAAAAAATCAGGAGCTCATGCAGCCTTTGTATGAAAAATTAGATAAAGTAATCAAAGAAGTGGCAGTAGAAAATGACTATACTTATATCTTCAACACAGACGCAGGTTCAGGAACTTCGCCAATTTTGTTGTATGGTCCAGAGGAATTTAATATCACCGAACTAGTCAAGAAAAAACTGGGTATTACACGATAA
- a CDS encoding OmpH family outer membrane protein, with amino-acid sequence MNKQIVALVVVSVTIFAAAAQPIKPLKIGYTNVDYIVSLMPEAKKVEEDLIKYKQELEATLKAKYEAYENALKSYSEGVKAGTISGPTKLQKEKDLLIMQEELGKLEKSSESQLAQKQQALLQPILDKVDKAIKEVAQENGYTYIFNSDAGAGTTPILLHGPDEGNITDLVKKKLGISK; translated from the coding sequence ATGAACAAACAAATTGTAGCTCTTGTGGTAGTAAGTGTAACTATCTTTGCTGCAGCTGCCCAGCCCATAAAACCCTTAAAAATAGGTTATACAAACGTGGATTACATAGTAAGTTTAATGCCTGAGGCTAAAAAAGTAGAAGAGGACTTGATTAAATACAAACAAGAACTAGAGGCAACTTTGAAGGCTAAATATGAAGCTTATGAAAACGCATTAAAGAGTTATTCTGAGGGTGTAAAGGCAGGAACTATATCAGGACCTACTAAACTCCAAAAAGAAAAAGACTTGCTTATTATGCAAGAAGAGCTGGGTAAGTTAGAAAAAAGCTCCGAAAGTCAATTAGCTCAAAAACAACAAGCTCTGCTACAACCTATATTAGACAAGGTAGACAAGGCTATAAAAGAAGTAGCCCAAGAAAACGGTTATACATATATATTCAATTCTGATGCAGGTGCAGGTACTACACCTATTCTTTTACATGGACCTGATGAGGGAAATATTACTGATTTGGTAAAGAAAAAATTAGGAATTAGCAAGTAA
- a CDS encoding ATP-binding protein, translating to MLKKLSATNAVVLFSVIVGIANGVAVHLIGKMNVFFSILSAILVAGLNSAVLLFLLEFFFYRRIRRIYKNIAALKANQFERIAYPETKVTQNDPLENINYEIIELANKSREEIKKLKDLEQYRKEFIANVSHELKTPIFAVQGYIDTLLEGAIDDAKFNRIFLQKAMNNAERLVTLVQDLMAISQLETGQLQMEMKPFLIHDLVAETIESLDLQAKSKKITLQMVNPDAVRKTYVIADKERIRQVFVNLISNSIRYGKEGGTTNIYFNVSTRKVKISIEDNGIGIAAEHLPRIFERFYRVDKSRSREGGGTGLGLSIVKHILEAHNEPIEVYSEPNVGTTFSFSLDIYSSPLTHNS from the coding sequence ATGCTCAAAAAATTATCTGCTACTAATGCCGTAGTACTATTCTCAGTTATTGTAGGGATAGCCAATGGAGTAGCTGTTCACCTTATTGGGAAAATGAATGTATTTTTTTCTATTCTATCTGCAATTTTAGTAGCAGGGCTGAACAGTGCAGTATTGTTGTTTTTGTTAGAATTCTTTTTTTACAGGCGCATACGAAGAATATACAAAAATATAGCTGCCCTAAAAGCCAATCAATTTGAGCGTATTGCTTATCCTGAAACAAAAGTTACTCAAAATGATCCACTTGAAAACATCAACTATGAAATAATAGAACTAGCAAATAAAAGCCGTGAAGAGATAAAAAAACTCAAAGACCTGGAACAATATCGTAAGGAGTTTATTGCAAATGTATCCCATGAGCTTAAAACCCCGATATTTGCTGTACAAGGTTATATTGATACCTTATTAGAAGGTGCAATTGATGACGCTAAATTTAACCGCATCTTTTTACAAAAAGCCATGAATAATGCTGAAAGGTTAGTTACTTTAGTTCAAGACCTAATGGCTATCTCTCAGTTAGAAACAGGACAGTTGCAAATGGAAATGAAACCTTTTTTAATTCATGATTTAGTAGCTGAAACGATAGAAAGTTTAGATCTCCAAGCTAAAAGTAAAAAAATTACTCTACAAATGGTTAACCCTGATGCGGTCCGTAAAACGTATGTAATTGCGGATAAAGAAAGAATAAGGCAAGTTTTTGTTAATCTGATTTCTAATTCCATACGATACGGAAAAGAAGGGGGAACAACTAATATCTATTTTAACGTATCTACTCGTAAAGTTAAAATTAGTATAGAAGATAACGGAATTGGTATAGCTGCTGAACATCTACCCCGTATTTTTGAACGCTTTTATAGAGTAGACAAAAGCCGCTCACGCGAAGGCGGAGGTACAGGTTTAGGTCTTTCTATCGTTAAGCATATCTTAGAAGCCCATAACGAACCTATAGAAGTATATAGCGAACCCAACGTAGGAACTACTTTTTCATTTTCTCTAGATATATACTCTTCTCCACTTACTCATAACTCTTAA